One window from the genome of Salisaeta longa DSM 21114 encodes:
- a CDS encoding Ig-like domain-containing protein encodes MRDESVRDVTARRMWVQRLVLVGTALGIAVLMVRCANPVPPSGGPRDRTPPRITASDPAQGAVNVSGRTLRLAFNEYVNRSSLREALTITPFVPGELAFSWDAREVTITFPEPFRDSTTYIVELSTDFSDVQGVSLESPLTFAFATGAKINSGTLAGRVVDGYSGAPQAGVDVLAYAQTSAPAAMAAWPERPDYQTQTGEDGTFRFEYLRETTYYVVALRDNNRNRRPDPLEPMAVPPRVQLPADSTQPPVPVPWLLARVDTLAPTLQRARAESRARTAFVFNEPMQVHRATLDEWTLIDSIAQDTVAIRGVYQQAEAPATVWLHTARMQATPHVLRVPRGGLTDTLGTPIDRERLRFTASAAPDTVRGALQALLPEPTSTDTLGYGALPPRARPRARFDHPVDSTVVRRVVSVQDTAGAAVPYHLTTVDGTEHALHIQWPPGGRVRIVGNPRNRPDTLQVRVRRLPASALGALEGRVMVVDTTWTTSGDSTTAAAPRRADSLNTASDKRSLRGRRWVQMEPTRPQVPVRPRMQPVGSDSTFRFEQLPEGEFSFRAFWDVDGNKRWNPGRLAPYRPAEAAAWSAQPTASRPRWTNVISAPLRIVTLSSSALYDTVYVPQRTPPAHR; translated from the coding sequence ATGCGTGACGAGTCGGTGCGAGACGTAACGGCAAGGAGGATGTGGGTGCAGCGGCTCGTGCTTGTGGGCACGGCGCTCGGAATAGCAGTGCTGATGGTGCGCTGCGCCAATCCGGTACCGCCAAGCGGCGGGCCGCGGGATAGAACGCCGCCCCGCATCACGGCGAGCGATCCGGCCCAAGGGGCCGTGAACGTGTCGGGGCGCACCCTCCGCCTAGCGTTCAACGAATATGTCAATCGGTCGTCGCTTCGGGAGGCGCTCACCATCACGCCGTTTGTGCCGGGCGAGCTGGCGTTCTCGTGGGACGCGCGCGAGGTGACCATCACGTTTCCGGAGCCCTTCCGCGATAGCACCACCTACATCGTGGAGCTCAGCACCGACTTTTCGGACGTGCAGGGCGTTTCGCTGGAATCGCCGCTCACCTTTGCGTTTGCCACGGGTGCAAAAATTAACAGCGGCACGCTGGCCGGGCGCGTTGTGGATGGATACTCGGGCGCTCCACAGGCGGGCGTCGACGTGCTCGCCTATGCGCAAACCAGCGCCCCCGCCGCGATGGCCGCGTGGCCCGAGCGTCCCGACTATCAGACGCAAACGGGCGAGGACGGCACCTTTCGGTTCGAATACCTCCGCGAGACGACCTATTACGTGGTGGCGTTGCGCGACAACAATCGCAATCGCCGCCCCGATCCGCTGGAGCCCATGGCGGTGCCGCCGCGCGTGCAGCTACCGGCCGACAGCACGCAGCCGCCGGTGCCGGTGCCCTGGCTCTTGGCCCGCGTAGACACGCTAGCGCCTACGCTGCAGCGCGCGCGCGCCGAGTCGCGAGCGCGCACCGCGTTTGTGTTCAACGAGCCCATGCAGGTTCATCGGGCCACGCTGGATGAGTGGACGCTCATCGACTCGATCGCGCAAGATACCGTTGCCATCCGCGGGGTGTATCAGCAGGCCGAGGCGCCCGCTACGGTCTGGCTTCACACGGCCCGCATGCAAGCCACGCCGCATGTTTTGCGCGTGCCGCGCGGGGGCCTGACCGACACGCTCGGTACGCCTATCGACCGCGAGCGGCTCCGTTTTACAGCGAGCGCCGCGCCGGATACCGTGCGCGGCGCCCTGCAAGCCTTGCTGCCGGAGCCTACATCGACCGATACGCTGGGGTATGGCGCCCTGCCGCCGCGCGCTAGGCCACGGGCGCGGTTCGACCATCCGGTCGATTCGACGGTCGTGCGGCGCGTGGTGTCCGTGCAGGACACGGCCGGAGCAGCGGTGCCCTACCACCTGACGACCGTTGATGGCACCGAGCACGCGCTGCACATCCAGTGGCCGCCCGGTGGGCGTGTGCGCATCGTGGGAAATCCCCGAAATCGCCCCGACACGTTGCAGGTGCGGGTGCGCCGGCTGCCCGCATCCGCGTTGGGCGCGCTCGAAGGCCGCGTGATGGTCGTCGATACGACGTGGACGACCTCTGGTGATAGCACGACCGCGGCTGCTCCACGCCGTGCGGATTCGCTTAACACAGCGTCTGACAAACGGTCGCTCAGGGGCCGCCGCTGGGTGCAGATGGAGCCGACGCGCCCCCAGGTGCCTGTGCGTCCGCGCATGCAGCCGGTCGGATCCGACAGCACATTTCGCTTTGAGCAGCTGCCCGAGGGGGAGTTTTCGTTTCGTGCGTTTTGGGACGTTGATGGCAACAAGCGGTGGAATCCGGGGCGCCTAGCGCCCTATCGCCCGGCAGAGGCCGCGGCCTGGAGCGCACAACCCACGGCCAGTCGGCCGCGTTGGACGAATGTAATCAGCGCGCCGCTTCGTATCGTTACGCTTTCAAGCTCCGCTCTCTATGACACCGTCTACGTTCCCCAACGGACGCCCCCTGCTCACCGCTGA
- the yihA gene encoding ribosome biogenesis GTP-binding protein YihA/YsxC translates to MTINTARFIIGAAQWQQLPTDGRPEMAFIGRSNVGKSSLLNALTGQKNLAYTSKRPGKTQEFNYFLVNDRFYMVDVPGYGYARVSKKKRKAWAAFIERYLTERVPLRAVFHLMDSRHPLTDLDRELIDFMRGGPVPYVLALTKVDKLSGNQRTKAEQTVRRALDDVGLEVPLVLTSSKSKRGHHDLRTWMDRLLNA, encoded by the coding sequence ATGACGATTAACACCGCACGATTTATCATCGGCGCTGCGCAGTGGCAGCAGCTCCCCACCGACGGACGTCCTGAAATGGCGTTCATTGGTCGCTCGAACGTGGGCAAGAGCTCGCTCCTCAACGCGCTTACGGGCCAAAAAAATCTGGCATATACCAGCAAGCGCCCCGGCAAGACGCAGGAGTTCAACTACTTTCTGGTCAACGATCGCTTCTACATGGTCGACGTGCCGGGATACGGCTACGCGCGGGTGTCCAAAAAGAAGCGCAAAGCGTGGGCGGCGTTCATCGAACGCTACCTAACCGAGCGCGTACCGCTGCGTGCGGTGTTTCACCTGATGGACAGCCGGCATCCGTTAACGGATTTAGACCGTGAGCTGATCGACTTCATGCGCGGCGGTCCGGTGCCGTACGTCCTGGCCCTCACCAAGGTGGACAAGTTGTCGGGGAATCAGCGCACCAAGGCCGAGCAGACCGTACGCCGCGCGCTCGATGATGTGGGCCTGGAGGTGCCGCTCGTGCTGACGTCGTCGAAGTCGAAGCGCGGCCATCACGATTTGCGAACTTGGATGGATCGGCTGCTGAATGCGTGA
- a CDS encoding tetratricopeptide repeat protein, whose product MSYDVSDFATDVIDASHEHPVVVDFWAPWCGPCQQLSPVLESLAAATNDWTLVKVNTDTHPAPAQQYGVRGIPAVKLFIDGEVTAEFTGARPKHAVQQWLQEHLPSPADDAFADAKAALDDGDEDAARQQLAALIESAPDHVEARLLLAQLVVFDDPARALTLIEPLDVAEPEARLRQDSIETIAQLLQTTSLAELPEGAPQRPYYEGIQALRDHYFDTALQRFIDVVRLDRDYADDGARKACVALFTLLGPEHEATQQYRRTFDMALY is encoded by the coding sequence ATGTCATACGACGTATCCGATTTCGCGACCGACGTTATAGATGCGAGCCATGAGCACCCCGTGGTGGTCGACTTTTGGGCGCCGTGGTGCGGCCCCTGCCAGCAGCTAAGCCCCGTGCTTGAGTCGCTAGCGGCGGCCACCAACGACTGGACGCTGGTTAAGGTAAACACAGATACCCACCCGGCGCCCGCTCAGCAGTACGGCGTCCGCGGCATTCCAGCCGTCAAGCTTTTCATAGACGGCGAGGTAACGGCCGAATTCACCGGCGCCCGCCCCAAACACGCCGTTCAGCAGTGGCTGCAGGAGCACCTGCCGAGTCCGGCCGATGATGCGTTTGCCGACGCGAAGGCGGCGCTGGACGATGGGGACGAGGACGCCGCCCGCCAGCAGCTCGCGGCGTTGATCGAGTCCGCCCCCGACCACGTGGAGGCGCGGCTCTTGCTCGCTCAACTGGTGGTTTTTGACGATCCGGCACGCGCTCTGACGCTGATCGAACCGCTGGATGTGGCAGAGCCCGAGGCGCGCCTGCGCCAGGACAGCATCGAGACGATCGCCCAGTTGTTGCAGACGACGTCACTGGCTGAGCTGCCCGAGGGCGCGCCGCAGCGGCCGTACTACGAGGGCATCCAGGCGCTGCGCGACCACTACTTCGACACGGCGCTGCAACGCTTCATTGATGTCGTGCGCCTCGACAGGGATTATGCCGACGACGGCGCCCGCAAGGCCTGCGTGGCGCTCTTTACCCTGTTGGGCCCCGAGCATGAGGCAACCCAGCAATACCGCCGCACCTTCGACATGGCCTTGTACTAA
- a CDS encoding glycerate kinase type-2 family protein, with protein sequence MPASLRHASIRIFEKAVQQVQAEAVLAQADLWDQLPNGRAVRLLTIGKAALPLAAVAGRRLGQRLHGGCAVVPDGYPETVPARYDPPPTIRVLVGGHPLPTRQSMAAADALRTQATAAARAGHVLLVLISGGGTALTAAPAGDLSIRDLQDAFRCMMDAGMPIGPTNVVRKHLTRLGGGHLAQAAHPAPVVAGALSDVVGNDLSTIASGPTVPDPSTYADACAALRAHDAWNPFPHAARVHLQRGCNGQRPETPGPGAPCFQNASTRLLATNDTALAAAAQAARLAGFPPTIVDAACTGEARSVGRAHAERLLRTAGPACLLWGGETTVTVTGTGTGGRNQEVALGAAQRLDGADQPVCLLAAGTDGIDGPTDAAGGVATPATCAAARTKNRSVADALARNDAYPLLDAIDALLRTGPTHTNVMDLHIGLVGT encoded by the coding sequence ATGCCGGCATCACTCCGCCACGCAAGCATTCGTATTTTTGAGAAGGCCGTACAGCAGGTGCAGGCCGAGGCGGTGCTTGCCCAGGCCGACCTGTGGGACCAACTGCCGAATGGCCGGGCCGTACGCCTGCTCACGATTGGCAAGGCCGCGTTGCCGCTAGCTGCGGTGGCGGGCAGGCGCCTTGGCCAGCGGCTTCACGGTGGATGTGCGGTGGTGCCCGACGGCTATCCGGAGACCGTGCCGGCGCGGTACGACCCTCCGCCTACAATCCGCGTGCTCGTCGGCGGGCACCCGCTGCCCACCCGTCAGAGCATGGCGGCCGCCGATGCGCTCCGCACGCAGGCCACGGCCGCAGCCCGCGCGGGCCACGTGCTGTTGGTCCTCATTTCGGGCGGCGGGACGGCGCTTACGGCTGCTCCTGCGGGCGACCTTTCGATCCGTGACCTGCAGGATGCGTTCCGGTGCATGATGGATGCCGGCATGCCCATTGGCCCCACCAACGTGGTTCGCAAACACCTGACGCGCCTCGGCGGGGGCCACCTCGCGCAGGCGGCGCACCCCGCTCCGGTTGTAGCCGGCGCCCTCTCGGATGTGGTGGGCAACGACCTGTCCACCATCGCCAGCGGCCCCACCGTGCCCGATCCGTCGACGTATGCCGATGCGTGCGCCGCCCTGCGCGCGCATGATGCTTGGAATCCCTTTCCCCACGCGGCGCGCGTTCACCTGCAGCGCGGATGCAACGGCCAACGGCCCGAGACGCCCGGCCCTGGCGCGCCCTGTTTTCAGAACGCATCCACACGCCTCCTGGCCACCAACGATACCGCGCTCGCAGCCGCCGCACAGGCCGCCCGGCTGGCAGGCTTTCCGCCAACCATCGTGGATGCCGCGTGCACCGGCGAGGCCCGATCCGTGGGCCGCGCGCACGCCGAGCGGCTCCTTCGCACCGCGGGCCCCGCGTGCCTGTTGTGGGGCGGCGAAACGACCGTCACGGTCACCGGCACCGGCACCGGCGGACGCAACCAGGAGGTGGCCCTGGGGGCCGCCCAGCGCCTCGACGGCGCCGACCAACCTGTCTGCCTCCTGGCGGCCGGAACCGACGGCATCGACGGCCCAACGGACGCGGCCGGCGGCGTGGCAACACCTGCCACCTGCGCCGCGGCCCGCACGAAGAACCGTTCGGTGGCCGATGCTCTCGCGCGCAACGACGCTTATCCGCTGCTCGACGCCATCGATGCGCTCCTGCGCACCGGCCCCACCCACACCAACGTCATGGATCTACACATCGGACTCGTGGGCACCTAA